The proteins below are encoded in one region of Clostridium estertheticum:
- a CDS encoding YoaK family protein — protein sequence MIKINLNLMQRRIRKLHSQHVIHESFRFGILLAIAGGFLDSYTFIGRGGVFANAQTGNIVLLAIYAAKGEWMKALSNLPAIVAFVIGVIVVQAIKDNSSRVFILDWPRVVLIFEIIVLFLIGFIPSTIPNIIVNVTISLVASIQVCSFSKIADSPYSSTMSTGNLRSAAREAYIAFTQKDHEAAIRTIRLFTIVSSFLLGSFLGGILTLNIGVKAIWGAAIIIIGALVLYNINNS from the coding sequence TTGATTAAAATAAACTTAAATTTAATGCAAAGAAGAATTAGAAAATTACATTCACAACATGTTATACATGAGTCCTTTAGATTTGGAATACTTCTTGCAATTGCGGGAGGTTTTTTGGATTCTTATACATTCATAGGAAGGGGAGGCGTTTTCGCTAATGCCCAAACTGGGAATATTGTACTCTTAGCTATTTATGCTGCAAAAGGAGAATGGATGAAGGCACTTTCTAATCTTCCAGCTATTGTAGCTTTCGTAATTGGAGTAATTGTTGTTCAAGCAATAAAAGATAATTCATCACGTGTATTCATACTTGACTGGCCAAGGGTAGTTTTAATTTTTGAAATCATAGTCCTTTTTCTAATAGGATTTATACCTAGTACCATTCCTAATATTATTGTAAATGTTACAATTTCATTAGTTGCGTCCATTCAAGTATGCTCATTTTCGAAAATTGCGGATTCTCCGTATAGCTCAACTATGTCCACGGGTAATTTACGATCAGCTGCAAGGGAGGCATATATTGCTTTCACCCAAAAGGATCATGAGGCAGCTATTCGTACTATTCGTCTTTTTACAATTGTTTCTTCATTTTTATTAGGTTCATTTTTAGGAGGTATATTAACATTAAATATTGGGGTTAAAGCAATATGGGGAGCTGCGATTATAATAATCGGTGCTTTGGTGTTA